ATACACTGGTAGCAACTTTGAAATGAGGAAAGGAGCCAGGCActccttttattttctgcttaCAACAGAACAGGAAACAAGCTGAAACATAAGCTCTGTTTTACATTGACAGTTTTAAAGAACGTCAATTATACAATGAAAGGACTAAACAGAAGTGTTTACAGATACCAGACAATAGTGAGTGGTCAGTAGACCTTCACAGGGCTTTGCGATGGTACTCGGCAGAAGCCACTTTGTAATCACTGGCAGTAAACAGAGAGGCAGGATTCTGTGCCAGATACTTAAGGAAATCATGCAAATAGCCCAACAATAATGCAAGGCTTTTCTCATCAAAGTCCAACATTGCCCCAATTCTCACAAATAATCTCAGTAGGTGTGGAGCCCCGTAGATCTGCGACATTGGCGCATCAGGGTGAGCCAAAAGAACTTCAGCATATTGGGGCCTTTCAAACTTGTAGAGCAGCTGAGTGCCCAGAATCACATTGAAATACTCCTTTATCCCTCCCACAACTTCATTAACTGCATACTCCTTATTATCAACATTTCCCCGCGACTTCTTGCAATTGGCATACTCCTCAAGAATGGCATCTACATTCTTTTTAGCAGGGAGCTGGAACAACTGCTTCTGCCTAGTAACCAAGTCCCAGTCCTCTACCAGCCATGGTTTCAATTCTTCAGGAATCTTCACTTTCACCTCCATTCTATTCTTAAACGCTTCCTTGCTCTCCACAGTGGGGTCAGCCCTTTTCTTGTGAGGGGGCTGGGCCACTTCGCTGGTACTGCCACCGGCTCCATTGCCCGGAGTCTTCTGCTTGTtcttccttgtcttcctcacaGAGCCAGAAGGGGGGTTCTCAGCGGAGTGacccccctcccaccttcctgggAGGGTTGGTTCAAGATTCTTTGGCTGTGAACCAGCTGACTTCTTTCCTGAGGCAGCTCCCCTCATCTTACTTCTATGCATGTTGCCTCGAGCTGGCTTCTTAAAGTTGTCTTCTTCAGCAGATTGTTGTCCACAAGTTTGAGAAGCCTGCTTTCTGGAACTCGTTCAACCCTGCTTTTTATTCCAACCAAcaatcttctttctttcccttccaagGACTCCTAGGAGATTCCCAGATGGAATCTTACAGATCTCCTATGGTCTGAAGGATGAGGTGGGAATACAAGCCTGTATTCTGCAAACAGAAATGGTTCTGCAACCAGGGTCAGAGCTCCTGATCCTTATTGTATAGCAAACTTAGCTTTTCTGATGGTGACCCCTTTTCTCCTGCAGGGAGGCATTATGGGTTTGTGGGTCCGTTCTCCTTAcgtctctcattcttttttttttttttttttattttacaacatcatttatttcaacataatagccacagattcccctgttctcccactctcgccccccttccccttcccccatcccaccccccattcccacctcctccagatcaaggtcttcccgaggaccgggatcgacctggtagactcagtccagccaggaccagtccccccctcccagaccgagccaagtgtccctgcatatgtcccgattcaaacagtcaactcatgcaacaagcccaggacccggcactaacacacggctgcctcccaaacagatcaagccaaatgactgtctcacccgttcagggggcctgatgcagttggggcccctcagcctttggttcatagatcctgtgcttccattcgtttggctatttgtccctgtgctttatccaaccctggcttcaacaattctcgctcatataaaccctcttctttctcactaattagactcccagtgctccaccaggggcccagccgtggatgtctgcatccagattcctcagtccttggatggggtttatggcacaactaacagggtgtctggccatcccatcaccggagtaggtcagttcctgccgtctctcgtccattgccagcagtcttttctggcagtatctttgtggatctccgtgggcctccctagctctctgcttcctccccttctcatgtggtcttcatttaccatggggaaatgcaactcaaaacaactctgagataccaccttacgcctgtcagaatggctaagatcaaaaacactgaagacactttatgctggagaggttgtggagctagaggaactctcctccactgctggtggaatgcaagcttgtacaaccactttggaaatcaatatggcgctttcttagaaaattgggaatcaatctccccaagatccagctataccacttttgggcatatacccaagaaatgctcaatcataccacaagagcacttgctcagctatgttcatatcagcattgtttgtaatagccaaaacctggaaacaacctagatgcccttcaactgaagaatggataaagaaattgtggcacatatacacaatggaatactactcagcagagaaaaacaatgacatcatacggtttgcagacaaatggatggatctagaaaaaatcatcctgagtgaggtgacccagactcagaaagacaaatatggtatgtacccactcataggaagatactagatgtggaacaaggatgactgaactgctactcacatcaccagtgaggctacctggaaaacgggaccccaaaaaagacatggagaaatggatgagatctacatgaacagcctggtcatgagtgggaacaatgaagagcgacggtcgagggaaagagagtgggagatcctagctggatcaagaaaagagagggagaacaacgaataggagaccatggtaaatgaagacgtctctcattcttatatttttggttgtgagcctggcctttaacggctgagccatctctccagcccacgtcTCTCATTCTTAATCACTGCTCTGTCAGCTCCCAAAATGTCTCTGTGGTCGGTTGTCTCTACGCACTTCTTGTTAGGTCTCCCTCATCTTTCCGTATCCTAGCAGCAGAGAGCAGATGAGGCTAGTCCACTTCCTGGGAGGGGTCTTAGGTGGCTTCTCTCCTAATTGTCCTTATgacttaatcccagcattggagtcAGGCTGTGGGGACTTGAATTCTGCCTTCTACTAGCTGTTCTTTAGCCTCAGCGAGTCTCActgtcttcatctgtaaaatggatcCAGTAACAAAATTGATCTTACACATTGGAGATGAGGACTGAGTGGGATGGCATTCATGAAGTGTTCACTCAGCTTCCTGCCCGTATTGCCACCCTGTTTACCTGTCTAGTCCCATTATCAGACTTAAAGTTTGTGTCAGATTCCTGATCTCCTATCTACTAGTATCTTCTAGTACTTTATGCAGAAAAATCAAAGATCACTGCCTACATTTGTTTTCTGAGTAGGTCAAGAGGTAGGAGGTATCATTGGTGTTTCTCaatgaaaaaaaaggaagctgaaaaaaattaatcaaaagagtaCTACTCACCATCAACTACTCACCATcatgattttaaaagtaatataagtcCAGAAAACGTAGAAGATACAAAACCAACAATGACAATATCATAACTATAGTTTTAACATCTAAAATCCCTATCAtcaatattttatgtttcatatagctctttttaaattcacatttcttTATTGTGGTAGAGATTAAATGACATGAAATGAGTTCTTTGTGTATAAACTGATGAAAATCCTTATTCCCCGTTTGAATTTAGGCTAAGTGAAACAGAGACTAATGCTTAGTATTTGCTATACTGCGAGCAGCTACTTATTAAAAGAGATATTTAGTCAATCACAAAATAGGTTAGGCATTTTGGctgtttaaaaaacaatgctATCCTGTTAGCATTTCTTCTTGACATtgtttctctgtcctttctgttAGTTGCTTATTGAATAGGCATCCCAGAAATAATTAACTTATTACTTATTGTTGGACATTTAGGGTACATTATTCTTCCTTATCCACATTAATACTGGGGGAAACATTCCAGTGAAAAATTGTTACCTCCATATTAGATAATTCCCTTAGGTTTTTATCCAAAAACAAAGAATCACCTTCTTATGagtcttcttttgaaaatattccaGAATTTTCTattcaattttttattcattgcttGTAAAACATTCACTTACACTttgtgacttctttctttttgatgatGTCTAAAGCCCAGGGTGATTTTCCTGGTCTCTATACAGGAAGGAGATGCTCTTGCTCACACATGAACAGACACCACCACTGACAGCCTTGAGGAATTAACTTGTCAACAGTGGTAGAGCAAAAgcagtcatttattttttattgattattttattgtttgacaagttcatacatgtatatgtattctGATCACTCTCCCCGCCTGCTACCTTCTTTTATCTCCTCTCCACCCTGTCAGCCCCCACTTCTTCCTACAAGTCCATGTCCcacactcagtgtgtgtgtgtgtgtgtgtgtgtgtgtgtgtgtgtgtgtgtgtgtctgtgactggtTTTTCACCAGGGTTGTTGTATTATTACAAGCTTGGCACAACCCATTTGAGCTTGGTGGGCTCAGCATTTGGTAATAACTGAAGACAATGGCTGTCCCTGTCCCAGAATCCATCAGCAGCCAATATTTCAGCAGGGAGTGGTGGGGCCCCATGAGCCTCTCCCTGATGTGTGATTGACGGGCCCAGTCTTGTGTAAACCCAGTGGAGGTAAACTTAGCGGGTGTGAGATCATGTTGGCAATGGCTGTGTTATGCCCTGCAGATAGCATTTCAcagcctttctcctccctctcttctggctCATACAGTCCTCTTTGGAACCTCTTCTTTGATGCTTACTGAGCCTCAGAGGGGAATGGTACAAGTACCTATTTATGGATGGATGCAATTATTCTTATTAGCATCTTAAGTAACCATGGGTCTCTGCCTTCAGCACCATCCACTGCAAAGAGAACGTTATGTGATTAAGGTTGAAAGTAGCGTTTGTCTATGgttagaaacaaaaacatttaagagGCAGTCTGGTGCCATGGTCAGTTTAGCTAAACAATAGTCATAAGATTCTCTCCCAGGGCCTATGACCTTTCTAGCCATGGGTTTAGAGTACCAGCCAGGTATGTATTCCTTTCCATGTAGAGGTTCACAAATACAGTCCTAGAGCGGTTGGTTAACCCCAAAGCTGTTGGCCTACTATTGTGCTGGTGGACATATCATGCCTGGCAGGTTGGCATTGTACTTTGTAGGGTTCACAGCTAGATAGGACCATTGATGGCTTCTTCCACCCCACTACCCCTGCCACAGCAATCTGCATAAAAATCTAGTGAAAACTAGCCATCAGGGAGGAAACTTCTAACCTGATATCTCTGTGTCTTACAACTAACGCTTATGGTAGCTTCAGCAACAGGGGCTTTACAGCTACTTTTGGTTGGCAGCCGGCAGCCAAGCAGAATGGCAAGAGCATGTATTGTTTGGGGGGGGCATCTTGGGTCTTCCTGACCAACAGCTCGTAAGGAGATACAGTGGCTAGGAAATGGAGTCAGTCTAGCTTCCCGCTAACAGATAAGTGGACAGTGtgctacatacacacaatggaactATATTCAACTGTAAAGAAGAATTAAGTGATGAAATTTGCAGCTAAATGGATATaactaggaaaaaaaagttacacTGAGGGAGgctacccagactcagaaggatgaATGCTGAATGTTCTCTCTCAAATGTGGCTCCTTGCTTTGAATCTTTAGGTTTGTGCGTTTAACTTGGGGGGATATGTGGCAGGCAGGAAACTAGAGGGGGCCATGGTGGGGGCTAGCAGAACACAGTGAAGTGAAATATATGGAGAGGAATCTATGCAGAAGACTAgctcagacccacacaggctccctggttgttgcttcagtctctgtgagcccctatgagccctgcttagttgatcctGTGGGCCGTGTTCTTGTAGTgtcctcgacccctctggctcctacaatccttctgaCCCATCTTCCATGAGGTTCTCTGAACTTGgtccaatgtttggctgtgggtctctgcatctgttctgcatcagttgctgggtgaagcctctctgacgacagctgggctaggttctggtctatgagtctagcagaatatcattgggaatcattttattgactttttttttttttttgtccagtcaTGTTTGCCAACCAATATTTTTGAGAAGAAAGAATAATTAGaaaactagaagaaaacagaagggaaaaaaaaaacctctgcatATAAAAGCATTGATTTGGGGCCATTTTATTCTATCTTTGTCTAGAATTTTATCTAACAACCTCTCAGAGATTTAAAGAGACTCTCAAAATtctcaagttttgtttttgttttttctgttctcCAGGATACATCTCCCTGATTATTTCCTTTGCTCTCCTGTGGGATACAATTTTCATACTTCTCAATAGTCCAGTTACCATTTCTGGGGCAGGGCTCACTCTGTCAATTTCACTATTACCATGTGATGCTTCCAGTTGATTGTGGCGTTCCTGAGTGCTCTCAGCAACGGGACAACCACTTCTAAGCTGCACATGTGAGGCTCTTTCCTctttcactctctgtctctcagtcatTTACAACAACAGGTCCATGCTTCAGTCTTAGACTCCTCCCTTTTAAGAAAAACTGAGGACTATAAACAATTTTTGTTGGTTATAACCTAGTGATGTCAGATAAGAGACCAAAACTAAATTCTAATAACTGAGTTGTGAATTCATTTGAAAACAACGAAAATAAGTCAATAGTGTTAACATTATTAGCATATTGTTGtaaaaaaaatttcccatttGAGACATGGAGGGATATAACATGATTTTACGCTTGTCCTGTCTTCAACATAGGGCTGAGCCTTGAAATTAATGCTTGAAGTGGAAAGTCATGGGTCTTCATCGGACCTTCTTTCCTATCTGGTTCTCTGGAACATCCTCTGAGGTGGCCTCTGAAGTTCGTGTTTCCACTCGTGTGTGATGAGAGCAGTGTGATTTAGCACACATGCATCTCCCTATAGCCCCGAGTCACAGACTGAGAGGATTCCAGGTTTTGTCCCACACCAAAGACTTTGGGCCTTTGTTGGCAACTTCCCCGATTGTGTCCCAGGCTATGGGGGTGGCACCTGGTAGAACGGGTAGTAGAATCAAGaggtgcacatgggtgtgtggatgcttgtgtttgtgtgtccacaCACGGTATTGCCTAAGAGCCTCCCTTAGCTCTTGTCTGGGACTTACACCCACTGATCCCCATATAGGGATGAAGTTCTACAGACAGGAGGACACAGTTTGTTTGCCATCAGGAAAGGGGTacttgtgcagtgtgtgtgtgtgtgtgtaaacaaacaaaaccaacaacatcTCAAACACATCCTTATTTGTGGAATGAGACGCTGAGCCctgcagaggggaaaaaaacttgCAAGTCATGCCCAGTTGGCCCAGGCCCCCAgatgttccattcccagcactcggaaaaGACACCTAAGACTCCCTGCCTGGAGTCTTTCATCGGATCCACCAGAGTACCCCAAGGCACAGCTGGCAACTAGGGCTGTTTTTCAAGAGTTCAACCTCTGGGGACACTGGCCCTGCCTTGACCTGTCACGGAGTCTGAGGAGCTGCAGGGAATCGCTTCCCTTCCTCAGGACCCTTCCTCAAGGATTGTGGCGGTGGGCCATCCGTTTCAATGCCAGGTGGGTACTGTGTCCTGCGCAGTTCGCGCTGAGATTGCTTCCCTTCCAAAGAGCTGGTTGCgccttttgttctttgtttatatttcttgGACAGTTGACAGTTCCTGAAAGCCATGCACTTCCTGGGTACAGAAGGGGCGGAGGTGGTTTCGGGACAATTCCTCAATGTCCAGGGCAGCAAAGAGCTATTTGAGGGGAGCATATGAGGCCCAGAATGGAGGGGAGGGTCTGTATGGGGCAGAGGCTGCCATAGCAAAGAAGCTGTACTCTCAACTCTCAGATCTCCAGGGTTCGCTTGTCTAGGGAGGAACCCAGCACTCTTTCTTAGGGGATGCCGCGCAGGGGACATCAGCAGCACGGAGAGGATAGCTCGCTCCTCCAGCTCCCTTCCTCAGCAGCAGGCTGACTTCTGGACTTTCACCAGTACTAGTTAACTTTCTGGCGATAGGTTTTGCTAATCAGGACAAAGGAAAAGTGTCTTCCACGACACTTCCCGCTTCCTCCCTCTATCCAGGGACACTTGCTGAGAACCTGCTGTGTTTGAGGCTCTGTCTTAAAAGCTGAGGATTCAGGCTGGGGATGGGGTGtagggtagagtgcttgcctagcctaggaaaggccctggatttgataaCCAGTGgtacataaactgggtgtggtgggagTATATACCAGTattctcagctctgggaaaagcacagacaggaaggatcagaacttcaagattatccttggctacaaagcaagttcaaggccagcctcagcaatGTGAGAGTCACtctcaacaaataaacaaactagctgggggctgggggtgggggtggggctcagcaATGAATAAAGCAAGCAAGTCTTCTGCTTTGTTGAAGCTGGCCATTCCTTTAGGGGTCAGATGATTGACAGGGAGGCAGTCGGTACCAGATGATAGGGTAGCAATTGATACAAGAAAAAGACTAGGGCCCAGATTGGAATGAAGGATGTGACGGGTCAGGCTAGGGGGAGATGGGCTCAGAGTTGGCCagggtgggaagcagagatgTGAGGAGATACTCAAATGAGACCTTGAGGGGGAGAGAATAATAATGTCCTGTTGAGGGGAGAAATATTGACCAGAATTATCACCCTTAAAAACAGGTGAAGTGCTAGCACTATCTCCTCCCTGTTTGTGACTGGTGGCCTCTTCCATGGACTGGATAGGCCTGAGCCCAGCTAACTCTCCTGACTCTAGCTGGCCTCACTGATACTGCTGCTGAATGGTACCTCTCCAAACAAATGTACTTAgcgagcaaaagaaaacaaaaatctccagCCTTTCTTGAGTCTGGGTCAGTTGGTTGAATTTTGCTTCTTGGCTTGCTGCTGCAGcatcagccacagaagcagccaAGTGGGACCCGTACCTGGGAGCCCCTCTGATTGGCTGTTCCTGGcttgcccccaccccatccacatCTAGTTCATATACTTAGAGAACAACACTAACATCTCATGTTTCCCCGGAACTTGAATTTCCTCTTGCAATGTTGTTCTGTTCTTCTCTGAGGACATTTTCTGAGAAGGAGAACTCTCTGtaggtttcttttcttccttttaaactaAATATTGTCTTTTGCTCACACCAGGCCCTGGGCTAAAGGCTTTACACTCGGAATGTTGCTTAACCCTCACAACCGCCTTCGGGAGGCATTATTGTTATAATCATTCTTACTGAAAGACAGAAATGTCACACAGAAGGGTAGAGCTGGGCTAACGTTCTGCAGGCTCACTGACTAGTGTATTCTCCATGCCTAACATTTGTCCTCAGTCGGATAGGAGAAAGGGTGTTCTTGTGAAGGAAGCATTTGCCCCTTCACACTCATGGATCCTCTGTCTCATTGGCCATTTTGGTTCTCTTACCCCTGTGGTCATACCAAGTAAGCCATGCAAAGAGGCTTACTGTCCTGCATCCTATCTATAGAAAGCGCTGACATCTGCACTCTTGGCATTCCTGAGTAATGGCTAGACCCAGAGACAGCTAGCTACAGGCTGGCAGGCAGCCTGTGAGGCGTGAACGCTCCGTCTGGCAGTAACGCTGTGCCATGGATGGTCACTGCCTGAACCAACCAAGCCTTTTATTT
The genomic region above belongs to Peromyscus leucopus breed LL Stock chromosome 19, UCI_PerLeu_2.1, whole genome shotgun sequence and contains:
- the LOC114707381 gene encoding mortality factor 4-like protein 2, which codes for MHRSKMRGAASGKKSAGSQPKNLEPTLPGRWEGGHSAENPPSGSVRKTRKNKQKTPGNGAGGSTSEVAQPPHKKRADPTVESKEAFKNRMEVKVKIPEELKPWLVEDWDLVTRQKQLFQLPAKKNVDAILEEYANCKKSRGNVDNKEYAVNEVVGGIKEYFNVILGTQLLYKFERPQYAEVLLAHPDAPMSQIYGAPHLLRLFVRIGAMLDFDEKSLALLLGYLHDFLKYLAQNPASLFTASDYKVASAEYHRKAL